Proteins from a single region of Apium graveolens cultivar Ventura chromosome 7, ASM990537v1, whole genome shotgun sequence:
- the LOC141673460 gene encoding putative LRR receptor-like serine/threonine-protein kinase At3g47570: protein MQGNVFQGKILSSLKALKSLRILDLSNNNISENIPRFFYLFHQIEYLILSHNKLRGEVPREGLFLNTSAFSVVGNSWLYGGRHGSVYKGVLELVELIITVKVLNVEVRGPNKSFLADCESLRNIRHRNLIKIIIACSSIDHKGNDLNALAFEFMTNGSLDSWFHPSPYHPQGNIRKLTLLQRLNIVIDVALGVDYLHHHSHASIIHTDIKSSNILLDEEFVAHIGDFGLARLSFAISDNSIEYGMGVEISAEGDVYSYRILLLEMFSGKGPTGSSNNALLEEYCERDLARRRSPQTIRTRLDEDIRGPGDFQQISGEFADWTRPSL, encoded by the exons ATGCAAGGAAATGTTTTTCAAGGTAAAATTCTATCTTCTTTGAAAGCTTTAAAAAGTCTTCGGATTCTTGATCTCTCAAATAATAATATATCCGAGAATATTCCACGATTTTTTTATTTGTTTCATCAAATCGAATACCTCATCCTTTCGCACAACAAACTTCGAGGTGAAGTGCCTAGAGAAGGACTATTTTTAAATACTAGTGCCTTTTCAGTTGTTGGTAATTCGTGGCTTTATGGAG GAAGACATGGTTCTGTGTACAAAGGAGTTCTCGAATTAGTGGAACTTATAATTACTGTGAAGGTACTGAACGTTGAAGTTCGTGGACCTAACAAGAGTTTTTTGGCAGACTGTGAATCGTTGAGGAATATTCGTCATCGGAATCTTATCAAGATCATCATAGCATGCTCTAGCATTGATCACAAGGGAAATGACTTGAATGCACTAGCTTTTGAGTTCATGACTAATGGGAGTTTGGACAGCTGGTTCCATCCAAGTCCTTATCATCCTCAAGGAAATATAAGAAAATTAACTCTACTGCAAAGActaaatattgtcattgatgttGCACTAGGAGTCGATTACCTACATCATCATAGTCATGCAAGTATCATTCATACTGACATAAAGTCAAGTAACATTCTTCTTGACGAGGAGTTTGTTGCTCACATTGGTGATTTTGGTTTGGCGAGGTTGTCTTTTGCTATAAGTGATAATTCAATTG AGTATGGAATGGGTGTGGAGATATCTGCAGAGGGAGATGTATATAGCTACAGAATTCTTCTACTAGAAATGTTTTCGGGAAAAGGACCTACAGGTAGCAGCAACAACGCATTGCTG GAAGAATATTGTGAAAGAGATTTAGCACGGAGGAGATCCCCACAAACAATTAGAACGCGCCTTGATGAAGATATCCGAGGCCCAGGAGACTTCCAACAAATTTCAGGAGAGTTCGCTGATTGGACACGTCCGTCCCTCTAG